Below is a genomic region from Rana temporaria chromosome 3, aRanTem1.1, whole genome shotgun sequence.
CATGGTCCTAGAATATTAGACATCCTTCTCACTTCCATGGTCCTAGAATATTAGACATCCTTCTCACCTTCCATGGTCCTAGAATATTAGACATCCCTCTCCTTTCATGGTCCTAGAATATTAGACATCCCTCTCCTTCCATGGTCCTTGAATATTAGACATCCTGGATGAGTACGAAGTGGCGCCTCACCTGAAGCCCCCCAGATCTACAATCACGTGGAGACGGCATCTGCTGTCAGGTGGGGACCCCCATCGGGTGGTGTGTGAATTGGTGGGTCCCTCCTGCAGAATGTTGTGAGATGGGATCAGCCGGCCAAACAAGGACATCTTCCTAATTTGAGGAATTTGGACAAGAAGGGAAAATATGAAAAGAGCAACCTGAGAATTTCAAAGGGAAagtatttttattgatttatataaAATCTAAGAAAGGAAAACGTGATTGTGGGGTTTTCTCTTATAGTTGCTATTTTTATGATGAGTCAGGTTCTGCAGAATTTTCCTCTTTTCTCTGAAGTGAGGAAGCAATggggtcacgggggggggggggtgggatcagtaggGAGAGTATTATATATAAAAGAAGGACGTTTTATATCCAGAGCCACAAACCACAGAGTGACACCGAGAGGACAACATCCAGACTACTAGGTGAGAccgaggggggcaggagagggacggaaagagagagatggagaggggggatgggagagagagagcaggagggaggagagatAGAGATGGGGAGAgggcaggagggaggagagatagagagggggagatggggagagaacaggagggaggagagatAGAGATGGGGGAGCAGGAGGGAAGAGAGATAGAGATGGGGGAGCAGGAGGGAAGAGAGATAGAGATGGGGgagcaggagggaggagagatagagaggtggacatggggaaagggcaggagggagaagagatagagagggggagatgggggagcaGGAGGGAGGATagatagagagggggagatgggggaacaggagggaggggagatagagagggggagatgggggagcaggagggaggagagatagagagggggagatggggaaagggcaggagggaggagagatagagaggggagatggggaaagggcaggagggaggagagatagagaggggggatgggagagagaacaggagggaggagagatagagagggggagatggggagagagcagaagggaggagagatagagcggggggatgggggagagaacaggagggaggagagatagagcggggGAGGGAGGTAAGATAGAGAGGAGGATATGGGAGAGAgagcaggagggaggagagatagggaggaggagatggggagagagcaggagggaggatagatagagagaaggagatggggagagagagggaggggagatggAGGAGAgaacaggagggaggagagatagagagggggagggaggtaagatagagagggggagatgggggagagagcaggagggaggagagatagagagggggagatgggagagagaaggatggaggagagatagggaggaggagatggggagagagagggaggggagatggAGGAGAaaacaggagggaggagagatagagagggggagggaggtaagatagagagggggagatgggggagagagcaggagggaggagagatagagagggggagatgggagagagaaggatggaggagagatagggaggaggagatggggagagagagggaggggagatggAGGAGAaaacaggagggaggagagatagagagggggagggaggtaaGATAGAGAGgaggagatgggagagagagcaggagggaggagagatagggaggaggagatggagagagagcaggagggaggagagatagagagggggagatgggggaagattggaagagaagaggtggaggaaggATGAGACAGACAGAAGGATGGAGACAAAGGGtggaggaggggaagaaaagcagggagaggaggatgagaagagagaaggggtcatagagggggaggggaagaaagaTGTGGTGTGAAAAGAGACAGGGAAGGTGAGGGGGTGATAAAGTAAAAtgattaggggccagatccacaaaagagatatgatggggtatctccagatacgccgtcgtatctctgagtccggccggtcgtatctatgcgcctggttcttagaatcagttacgcatagatatccattagatccgacaggcgtaagtctcttacgccgtcggatcttaactgcatatttacgctggcggctagaggcgtgtacgctgatttacgcgtcgaatatgtatatcagctagatacgcgaattcacgaacgtacgcccggccgacgcagtacatttacgccgtttacgttaggcttttcccggcgtaaagttacccctgctatatgaggcgtatatgcggcgcaccaatgttaagtatggccgtcgttcccgcgacgaaatttgaaaattttacggtgTTTGagcaagtcgtttgcgaatagggctggacgtaatttacgttcacgtcaaaaccaatgacgtccttgcggcgtactttggagcaatgcacactgggaaatttcacggacggcgcatgagcaattcgggaaaaacgtcaatcacgtcgggtcaagcctgatttccataacacacgcccacctcttcacaccgcttacaccggcctatttacgctacgccgccgaaactttttttttgagaatacggcacttgcctgtaaaagttgcagaggcgtaacgtaaagaggatacgttacgcccgcacaaagttgcgccattctacgtggatctacccctatatgtGTTACCAATGGTTAAGTGGCACTATTGCCTAGTAATTAGTGCTTATATGCTAATGTTGGGTTCTTTGTATAATTCCGGGTTCACATAATAGTATGACTTTGGAGAAAAAGGTTAATCTCTGAATCTTTGAAATGTCCTgctgtgtagggatgagctttatgttcgactcgaacattggctgtttgcccatTTGCCaaacagtgaacaatttggggtgttcgcggcaaattcgaaagccacgggacaccctttaaaagtctatggaagaaatcaaaattgctcattttaaaggttaatatgcaagttattgtcataaaaattgtttggggacccgggtcctgccccagggggagtgttaggagatctgggtcctgccccaggggagtgtttggggacccgggtcctgccccagggggagtgttaggagatctgggtcctgccccaggggagtgtttggggacccgggtcctgccccaggggagtgtttggggacccgggtcctgccccaggggagtgtttggggacccggctcctgccccaggggagtgtttggggacccgggtcctgccccaggggagtgtttggggacccggctcttgccccaggggagtgtttggggacccgggtcctgccccaggggagtgtttggggacccggctcctgccccaggggagtgtttggggacccgggtcctgccccaggggagtgtttggggacccgggtcctgccccaggggagtgtatggggacccaggtcctgccccaggggagtgtttggggacccgggtcctgccccagaggagtgtttggggacccggttcctgccccaggggagtgtttgggcacccgggtcctgccccaggggagtgtttggggacccggctcctgccccaggggagtgtttggggacccggctcctgccccaggggagtgtttggggacccggctcctgccccaggggagtgtttggggacccggatcctgccccaggggagggaCCCGgcttctgccccaggggagtgtttggggacccggctcctgccccaggggacatgtatcaatgcaaaaaaattaaaaaaatggctgttttttcgggagcagtgattttaataatgcttaaagtgaaacaataaaagtgaaatattcctttaaatttcgtacctggggggtgtctatagtatgcctgtaatatagtgaatgtttcccgtgtttagaactgtccctgcacaaaatgacatttctgaaggaaaaaagtaatttaaaactactcgcggctataatgaattgtcgggtcccggcaatacagataaaagtcattaaaaaaaacggcatgggtaccctccagtccattaccaggcccttcaggtctggtatggatgttaaggggaaccctgtgccaatttaaaaaaaaaatacgtagggggtccccctcaaaatccataccagacccttattcgagcacgcaacctggcaggccgcaggaaaagagggggggacgagagagcgcccccccccctcctgaaccgtaccaggccacatgccctcaacatggggaggatgttctcatgttgatggggacaagggcctcatccccacaacccttgcctggtggttgagagggtctgtgggcggggggcttatcggaatccggaagctccctttaacaaacgggaccccccagatcccacccccccatgtgaattggtacccctaccatttcacaaaaaagtgtcaaaatgacagtcctttattaaaaagaaaaaaaaagattccagcaatgtaatccattctcgatctccagcaaGGATACAACGCACGCGATCCTGCCTCCACGGGAGGCACCCGACGAATGATGTGCTCCAGCcttacagctcttatatagcttaTAAGGGCGGGGCCACTCAgcatgtgaccccacccccttcgaCACAAGGGGAAACGccaggggttacccagtgacgtgtaggGGTGACCCGGCCGCCTCTGATGGTTGACTCACCCGCAgacctatgttgagggcatgtggcttgggaaggttcaggagggggggctctctcatgccccctcttttcctgcagcctaccaggttgcgtgctcagataagggtctggtgtggatttttgggtggaagcccacgccatttttttttattatggcacagggttccccttaaaatccataccagaccggaagggcctgatatggaatcgggggggacccccacacgttttttttttttttaattttgatttggggttccccttaatattcataccaggcccAAGGTCCTGGTAATGGACAGGGGGGAacgcatgctgtttttttccatgccttttctctgtattgccgggactcgacaattcatgaatagccgcaagtgattttaaatgactatttttctttagaaattacattttgtgcagggacagttctaaacactggaaacaagcgccacttcacaggcatattatagacaccccacaggtaagaaattttaaggaatatttcacttttattgtttcactttaagcattattaaaatcactgctcccgaaaaaaaaacagtttttaaaacttttttgcattgatacatgttccctggggcaggacccggatccccaaacactccccctggggcaggacccgggtccccaaacactcccctggggcaggacacgggtccccaaacactccccctggggcaggacccgggtctccaaacactcccctggggcaggacccgggtccccaaacactcccctggggcaggacccgggtccccaaacactcccctggggcaggacccgggtctccaaacactcccctggggcaggacccgggtccccaaacactcccctggggcatgacccgggtctccaaacactcccctggggtaggacttgggtctccaaacactcccctggggcaggacctgggtccccaaacactcccctggggcaggacctgggtccccaaacactttttatcacgataacttgcatattaacctttacgaTTAGCACTTGATTTTTCGTGTCAAATAGACTTTAACGATGTTCGCGTGTTCAAAAAAGGTTTTTGGCTATTCTGCTGCAAACCTGACCGGGGGGtgatcggctcatccctactgctgtgTAACATGGAGACATTTCATCTCCTTGTTCTATAGCGAGGAGGGAGTCTGGAGGTCGGTCAAGTTAAAAAGAGGTTCCGAGAGAACAAGAATTAATGTCTCTTGTGATTATTGATgggggttgtggggatgaagaGAGAGGAGGATATCTGTCTATAATGGAGTCTTCTACAGGACATGCCAGTGCGCTACAAGGACGTAGAGCTTCTTCCAGAAGAAGACCCAACACCCAACAAGAGTCCCACTGGAAACCATTCAACTTCCCGAGGTACAAATCACCGTACATAGCAccacagataccgagaattacagcCGGAATATCGGAcgagagaagtggtactgtgcagagtccttacatacagaataagaacagatacagagaattacacccgacatcgATTAATGTCATCCTATTCTTCCCAGAATGGAATCCAATGCAATTCTCTCTTTCAGGACTCACCATGAACAGGTGGATCCCCCAACCCTCCTCCGGCCTGATCTGCTCTCTGTCGGCACTTTGCACCggtctcctcttcatcatcatcatcctcatcgtcaccatcacacgtgagttcatTCCCACTGTCCTTCCAACCACCTCACATTCCATCCACAGGTAACCCCCATCTCCAATCACcacttacccccctccccccccactgtccacactacattctctggaaGATCTCCCCCCACTGTCCACACAGTAGGTCAGTgagtgtaggtcaggcaggtcagtgtaatggtgtcAGACAGGTGAGttagtggtcagcattgatgggcaatggtaagccacacaaccccacccccccagcCCACATACACCACACCCCTGTCCCAACGCCCAGCCCCCCTGCCTTGGActttgggctgaagcccctggtctatttgctacctagcaacgcccctgctgaTGTGATATATACATTGGATGAAATCTGCCATCAGGGTAGTTGAATGATAATTGGGGAACCCAGGGTGGTTTCAGGGTCCACTTCAGTATCCTTCATCTGTTGAAAAAATTCTGGTTCTTTCTCTCCGGCAGGTCAGGGGGTGGATCAGACAGAGAAGAACATGGAGGTGAAGCTGAGGAATCTGAGTCTAGGAGTGGATTCCAAAGTGGAGAAACTGTCCCAGAATGGTAAGATGGCCCTATGAGGGGTGACACTATGTGACGGGGGTCTGGTCTAGGATGGTAAGATGGACCTCTGAGGGGTGACACTGTGTGACGGGGGTCTGGTCTAGGATGGTAAGATGGACCTCTGAGGGGAGACactatgtgatgggggtctggtCTAGGATGGTAATATGGACCTCTGAGGGGTGACactatgtgatgggggtctggtCTAGGATGGTAAGATGGACCTCTGAGGGTAGACactatgtgatgggggtctggtCTAGGATGGTAAGATGGACCTCTGAGGGGTGACactatgtgatgggggtctggtCTAGGATGGTAAGATGGACCTCTGAGGGGAGACACTATGTGACGGGGGTCTGGTCTAGGATGGTAAGATGGACTTCTGAGGGTAGACACTATGTGACAGGGGTCTGGTCTAGGATGGTAAGATGCCCCTCTGAGGGGAGACACTATGTGACGGGGGTCTGGTCTAGGATGGTAAGATGGACCTCTGAGGGTAGACactatgtgatgggggtctggtCTAGGATGGTAAGAGGGACCTCTGAGGGGAGACACTATGTGATGGGGTCTGGTCTAGGATGGTAAGATGGACCTCTGAGGGTAGACACTATGTGACGGGGGTCTGGTCTAGGATGGTAAGATGGACCTCTGAGGGGGGACACTATGTGACGGGGGTCTGGTCTAGGATAGTAAGATGGACCTCTGAAGGGTGACACTATGTGACGGGGGTCTGGTCTAGGATGGTAAGATGGACCTCTGAGGGGTGACACTATGTGACGGGGGTCTGGTCTAGGATGGTAAGATGGACCTCTGAGCGGTGACACTATGTGACCGGGGTCTAGTCCAGGATGGTAAGATGCCCCTATGAGGGGAGACACTatgtcatgggtgctcaacctgtggctctccagctgttgcagaacttcaagtcccatcatgcctctgcctttgggagtcatgcttgtaacagtcagtagcttgcaatgcctcatgggaattgtagttctgaaacagctggagagccacaggttgagcacccatgcactatGTGATGGGGTCTGGTCTAGGATGGTAAGATGGACCTCTGAGGGAGACACTATGTGATGGGGTCTGGTCTAGGATGGTAAGATGGACCTCTGAGGGTAGACACTATGTGATGGGGTCTGGTCTAGGATGGTAAGATGGACCTCTGAGGGTAGACACTATGTAATGGGGGTCTGGTCTAGGATGGTAAGATGCCCCTCTGAGGAGTGACACTATGTGACGGGGGTCTTGTCTCCTCCTCTTATGGATGTTCTTCTCCTCTAGATTCCAGGATGATGGAGAAACTGACCAACATCGAAACCTTTGTAAAGGGcatgagaggtgagctggggcAGCATTGAAGAGTGGAGGGTAGAAATTGCCCTGAGAAACCATAGAATGTCTCTTCGGGTGATCTGGACATACAGACACGTGTATGACACAGAGGTCTATATAGTCATGTAGGTGAATGAATATACGGAAGACCTTTCTAATGGTTTTGCTCCTCGAAGCTGTCGGAGTAAATACTGAAAATAAATAGGATGGAGGCATCTGTGAACCAAATTTGATCTGATGATGTAACAGGTAATGAGacatgaaaaatgtattttgggggcaGGAGATCATTGTTATGATGATCTCCAAACCATTGACCCCACCTTGGACCCTAAAAGGGGTGGGGATTACATGGAAATGGGAGTGGTTTCTGGGATATGGGTGTTTGGACACTTTTTGGGCTGTGCTTAGATTCCTCAGTACAGAGGGTTAAACTTTTCTTATTGGATATGCAGAATGTAGGAGaatcaggcatgtactggccatcaggactaccgggagtttcccgatgggccgatggctcagtgggccatcgGCGGGAGCGTGGCAGCAAACAGAGGCGAGGATTTGGGGAAGGTGGCCAGCGAGGAGTGGAGTTGGATGTAAAAGCCGAGGAGGGAGAAGAGCTCCACCCCCTCCCTGACCACTGAAGAGATAAACAGGAGCGAGGGCGGCCTCCCCCGCGCTCCCAGAACCTCGATTCGTCCACCTCCTCTCTGCTCCAGGATTGACAATATACTTAGAGGATCCAGAAGTTTCATTTATTTTAGTAAGGAAAGACTGCAGCTTTCTAGGGTGTTCATTGGCCACGTTTTTGGTTTATTCACACCACGTAAAACCAGAAAGTGGACTTTCCCTTAGCTTCTAAACGGTGCTTCCTACCAGGACCAAACTggatttagttttgttttttggttcagGCTCCATTTTCTGCACCAAACCCATACACAATGTTGATGAACTAGAGTTGTGCTGGAAAACCCTATATTGAGATTCGGCAAAATCCAAGTTCttcatgaggcctcgtacacatgaccggggaactcggcgggcgaaacacatcgttttcctcgtcgagttcttgttaggctgtcgaggaacttgtcaaaccaattttctccattcccgtcaaggaaaaagagaacatgctctctttttggctcttcgagttcctcgacagtttcctcactgaaaaacgtacacacgaccggtttcctctgcaaaaaaaatctcccaccaagtttcttgatggattctgccgagaaaaccggtcgtgtgtacgaggcctgagtcatgATTTCAGTGGGGGGTTGGGTGTGGTATTTGAAGTTTGGGGAGCAGATTGGCTCCTCCCAACACCAGACTAGAGGGGCCCAATAGTGTTTAACATTGTCTTAGATGTTCTGTATTAGCTGCTCTGACAATTATTTTTGgtggaaatgttttatttattgtttcatATTTTTGATATGATAGTTTGACTGATAATAAACATGGTTGCTGTGACGAGCCCTTGTCCTCAAAAGAACTTTGTACGCCGTCAATGCTTCCTGTGTCCAGAACCAGCGCTATCCAAGACTCCTTAACCCACCCAGTCACCTGACCACACTagtcttggagtacatcaggaaGAGCCTCTTTATTTAAGATcccacacaaatatatacacaaggatGACAATACAAACTAACCAGAAACCtgtgctatgattaagcactgggctacagtgtgaaacgcgtcaacttctgttctattttttgctgtggcatgctaATTATCTAATCCTTTAgacagcctaggtgactcagagacatgacctttaggacagacttgccgtcttttagctcagaagacataatcaacattatcataaatagaaacacagaactccttctcaCACTAGCAGAGTTAATTGACACAAACAACAACGGGTCAAAGACTCTCAGAGCCCACACTAGACTTAtttacaataaacacattatagcTGACAACAGACGGACTAGGTGACTCGGAGGCATGACCTTTCAGTTCCTAGCCTTGCTGTCTCCTAGCTCCCTAACTACAATATACATGATCAtaaatcaacacagaactccttcacacaatagcagagttCATTAACACAAACAACAACGGGTGAAAGACTCTCAGAGCTCACACTAGACTTAtttacaataaacacattatagccgacaacagacagacaggtgggtggagttgatgGCATCGGAAATCTTCTATGAGCCCCGACATTATGAAGCCATCACTATATGAcctatacagggttcccagagtctgtgtgttttggggggcaCATGGACCGGAATCCAAAGTAACGTTACTTtaaggtccccaggcatacacctcacaaagagtattgttcccttaaaatccagggCAAGAGGCgggcattcagtcctctccataagcctctgtcccggctaggtctgccACAGCTGCAATAAGACAAATGAGCGCATTTACAAGACATTTAGAGTTGGGGAAGGTTAACATTTAAGTCCAGGCTTTAGAGAAGATTAGGACTTTTTTTAGGAATGACAAATtcagtttttttaatataaaaatgttgtGGCGGCGGAATTGGCGCATCCAAAACTACCAGGGaaatttcagttttgcagaaatggAATGTCTCTTCTATAAAATAGAGAGGCCTGGAGGACATGTACACAGCAGACTGAGATGACTTTCTATTACAGGTTCTTATGCCAATGACATCCAGAGGGTTCTGGGAGCCGTGGCAAGACTGACGGAGGAGATCCGGAAAGGGAACAGTAAGTTTAATTTCGGAAATTAGAACATTTACtcacctaatgcctcgtacacacgacagtttttctcggcaacaaaaaaatgtttttccccgacgggattcctctcaagcccgcccgcccaaagcgcggtgacgtacaacacgtacgacggcactctaaaggggaagttccattcaaacggcgccaccctttgggctgcttttgctgatccttgtgttagtaaaagtttggtgagagaagatttgcgcttttcagtctttgtgctttttcagtccgttacagcgtgacgaatgtgctatcttcattccgaacgctagttttaccagaacgagcgatcccgtcttatacttgattctgcgcatgcgcgtttTCTCACATTGGGATAGCATACACATGACTGGTTTTCCAGACGGAAAAAAGACCACCGggaagttctctttttttcccacagtttgctcatcgggaaaactgcgatggagcatacacacggccaaaagctgtcatggcagttttcccgttgggaaaaaacggtcgtgtgtacgaggcaaaacaGTTTTTTCTCAGAACATCCGGTGCTCAGATTGGCAGTTTTTAAAATTAAGGGTTTCATCTTCCGGGGGCCCCTGGTGGCCATTTTGATCCAATCTGCACTTCCTGGGTTCGTAAGTCTGTCTCTGCCACCCTAAttgaactcttaggccccgtacacacggtcggtttggtccgatgagaatgaatcgaagttcagtttcatcagaccaaaccgaccgtgtgtataggctatcggtctggtttccttcggtccaaaatttctaaacatgcttcaaaaccgaaccgatggaccgctgccccatcggaccaaaccgatggttagtacagaaaagcattggttcaaaacccgcgcatgctcagaatcaagtcgacgcatgcttggaagcattgaacttcgttttattcagcatgtcgtgtgttggacttcaccgcgttctgaccgatcggattttggactgatggtgtgtacacatatcaggccgtacggccacttcagaggtgaaccgatgaaaacgatccgacgGGCaaatctcatcggtttggtccgaccgtgtgtacggggccttaggctgtgGGTGTTGAGTCTGTACGGACTTAGGATGAGTCCTTAAGGTTTGGTAATATTTCCAGGAACAAGGCCAGTCTGTATTCTCGCTATGGAGGGTAATTGGTTGCTCTCTTGGAGTTTATTTCACTGATATATTTCTCTTTGGATTGGTTTATTACTCCCTTTCTGTTAGAATTTGTCAGGATGGTTGCTTGGAGTGTTGGCTGGAGAGAATCCTGATGGGAGTGTTGGGTGGGACAGGGAAATTATGGGTTGTTATTATTAGTGTTGGGTGGATGGGGTGCTGATGGGTAGTTGTTGGTAGTGTTGAGCAGATGGTTTGCTGGGAATGTGGAGTGAGTGGAGAGTGAATGGGTTATGGGCAATGTTAAGAGGATGGAATGTTGATGGGTTATTGGTATTGTTGGGTGGATGGGTTACTAATGGGATGTTAGTAGTGTGGGATGAATGGGTTATTGGTATTGTTGGGTGGATGGGTTACTAATGGGATGTTAGTAGTGTGGGATGAATGGGTTATTGGTATTGTTGGGTGGATGGGTTACTAATGGGATGTTAGTAGTGTGGGATGAATGGGTTATTGGGAGTAGTAAGTGAGTGAGGAGTGGGGGGGTTGTAGGCATTGTTGAGTGGATGGAATGTTGATGGGTTTAATGGTAGTGTTGGGTGGTAGGATGCAAATAGGTTTTTGTTAGAGTTGGGTGGATGAGCGCTGAtgggttgttgttgttgttgttagtgTTGAGTGGATGGGTTACTGGTGGGTTATTGGCAGTGTTGAGTCAGTGGGGAGTAGATGGGTTGTGGGTAGTGTTGTGTGGATGGAATGTTGATGGGTTGTTGGTAGTGTTGGGTGGATGGGTGCTGATGGGTTGTTAGTAGTGTTGAGATGCTGATGGGTTGTTGAGATGTTGCATGGACAGAGTGATGGTGAGTTGTTGGGAGTGTTGGGTGGATGGGGTGCTGATGGGTAGTTGTTGGTTATGTTGGGCAGATGGGTTGCTGGGACTGTGGAGTGAGTTGAGAGTGGATGGGTTATGGGCAGTATTAAGCGGATGGAATGTTGATGGGTTATTGGTAGTGTTGGATGTGTGCTGATGGGTTTTTGGTATTGTTGGGTGGGTGGGTTATTAATGGGTTGTTAGTAGTGTTGGAGGGATGGGTTATTGGGAGTATTAAGTGAGTTAGAAGTGTATGGGTTGTGGGTAGTGTTATGTGGATGGAATGTTGATGGGTTGTTGGTAGTGTTGGGTGG
It encodes:
- the LOC120933849 gene encoding asialoglycoprotein receptor 1-like isoform X1; the protein is MPVRYKDVELLPEEDPTPNKSPTGNHSTSRGLTMNRWIPQPSSGLICSLSALCTGLLFIIIILIVTITRQGVDQTEKNMEVKLRNLSLGVDSKVEKLSQNDSRMMEKLTNIETFVKGMRGSYANDIQRVLGAVARLTEEIRKGNNSTDLLCDVGWRQYAFSCYYLSQYRRTWESAKKDCETRGAHLVVINGEDENRFVGSLSNWQTSWIGLTDVDGSWKWVDGTSYDDTPKFWMPGQPDEWINPIHSQGEDCAELHSSGGWNDGHCSLELVYICEKELH